In the genome of Deinococcus aetherius, the window GTGCGGGCGGGCGGAGCCGGGCTGGGCGGCTTCTACACCCCGACGGCCGCCGGGACCGTCATCGCCGAGGGGGCCGACACCCGTGTCCTGAACGGGCGGGAGATGGTCTTCGTGCCCGGCATCCGGGGGGACGTGGCCTTTATCCGGGCGTGGCGGGCCGACCGTGCTGGCAACCTCCAGTACCGCCTCACCGAGCAGAACTTCAACCGGGCGATGGCGACTGCCGCCGACCTCGTGATCGCGGAGGTCGAGGAGATCGTGGAGGTCGGGGAGATTCCGCCCGAGCATGTCCACACGCCGGGGCTGTACGTGGACTATCTGGTGGAGGCGCGGCTCAGCCTGGACGACCTCGGCTCCAGCGCCGACGTGAAGGGCAGCGGTAAGAAGGTGGACGAGGCGCGGATGCACATAGCCCGCCGCGCCCTCCGCGAACTCCGTCCCGGCGACGTGGTGAACCTCGGCATCGGCATTCCCACCCTGGTCGCCGACCTGATCACACCGGAGCACGGGGTCAACCTGCACACCGAGAACGGGATGCTGGGTGTGGGGCCCGCGCCCGAGGACGGCGGCGCGATGGAGTACCCGGTGAACGCGGGCAAGATTCCCGTCACCGCCCTGCCCGGCGCGAGTTACTTCGACTCCGCCGACTCCTTCGGGATGATCCGGGGCGGGCACGTGGACGTGGCGGTGATGGGCGGCCTCCAGGTGGACGAGGCCGGGAATCTGGCGAACTGGGCGGTCCCGGGCAAGCCCCTCCTCGGTGTGGGCGGCGCGATGGACCTGGCGAGCGGGGCGCGGCGGCTGATCGTCACCATGACGCACACCGACCCGGACGGCACCCCTAAGATCGTCCCCGAATGCACGCTGCCCCTCACGTCGCGCGGCAGCGTGGACATGGTGATCACCGACAAGGCGGTCTTCGAGTTCCTGGACGGCGGGCTCACCCTGACCGAGTTGATGCCGGGGGCGACGCTCGACGAGGTGCGGGCGGGGACGAGCGCGAGGTTCGCGGAGCGGCTGAACGTGGAGTGAGGCGGAGGGGATCGCGGGGGCTTGTGGTGGCCTCTTCGACCCGCGTTCCGTGCCTGCGCCCGGCCGTCCGGCGGGTGGCAGCGGGTAGTGTGAGGAATGCCGCCCGACTCCACCACGCTCGTTGTCCACGACCCGGAGCAGGCTGCTTTTCTGGTGGACGCCACGCGCAAGCGGCTCCTCGCCCCCTTTCTCGGCCGGGAGCGAACGGTGCGCGAGGCGGCGGTGGAGTTGAGGGAAAAGCCCAGCGGGATGAGCTACTGGGTGGGGCGGATGCTCGACCTCGGCCTGCTGCGCGAGGCGGGCACCCGGAGGGAGCGGGGCAGGTCCGTCCGGCTCTACCGCTCGGCGGCCGACGTCTTTCACATCCCCTTCGAGGTCATCCCCGGCGACGCCTTTCTGCTCGCGCGGCAGCAGACCTTCGGCCCACGCTGGGACGCTTTCCTGCACAGCGTCGCGCGGGTGTGGCAGCAGCATTTTCCCGACGGCCACGCGACCTTCGCGCGTGACGAGTTCGGCACTCCCCGCACCGAGTTTCGCCTCCCGCCGCTCGACCCCGTCCGGGAGGCGAACCCGGAGCCGATCATCCTGAACACCTGGCGGGCCCTCCCACTCGACACCCAGGCGGCGGTCCGCCTCTTCAACGAACTCACCGACCTCCGCGAACGCTACGAACGCGAGGCCCACGAGCGCGGTTACCCCCGCACCTTCCTCCTGCACCTGGGCCTGGTCGAGGAGGCGCGGTATTAAGCAAGAAAGGCGCGCCGCCGCGTCCCCAACCCATTCCAGGACGGCCCTCCCGGCTTCATGAACGGCAGGGCAACTCACGACCCCCCTTCCCTGCGGTGAGCGCGTCCCCTCGCCCGGCCAGGGCACCTGAACCTGCCCCATTTTACGGCCCGGTCTAGAGACCCCGACGGGCTGAGAGGCTGGGGGCCGCCTCGCCTTCCCCGTGACCTTCATCCAGCTTTTATCGTCGCGCGTGCGTGCATCCACCGGCTCAACCCGTGCGTTGTGTGTGGGTGAAGGCGGCACGGCGGGAGCTGCCCTTTCCAAATTCACCCCGCACGGGAGATACCATGTCGAACTCCATTCGCGTTCTGAGCCTGACCGTCCTGTCCGCCGCCCTGGTCGCCTGCACGCCCAACCTGGCCGTGCCCCAGCCCAGCGAGGCGCCCCGGGGCCGCACCGTGTACGGCGTGAGCAGCGCCAACCAACTCGTGCGCTTCGGCAGCGAGAATTCCGGCACCAGCCTCACCACGCGGGCCATCACGGGCCTGGGGGGAGGCGAGAGCATCGTCGGCATCGACTTCGGCCCCGGCCCCGGCCCGTCGGCAGGGCTCCTGTACGCGGTGGGCAGCTCCAGCCGTATCTACACCCTGAACCCCGAGACGGGCACGGCGACGCCGGTCGGCACGGCGCCTTTTACCCCGGCCCTGAGCGGAACGTTCTTCGGGGTGGACTTCAACCCGGTGCCCAACCGGATGCGGACGCACAGCGACGCCGAGCAGAACCTGCGCCTGAATCAGGAGACGGGGGCGCTGGCGGCGGTGGACGGCACGCTGCGCTATGTGGACGGCGACGTGGCAGCCGGGCAGAACCCCGCCCTCGTGGGCACCGCGTACACGAATTCGGTGGCGGGCGCGACGAGCACGACCCTGTTCGCCCTCGACGCGGCGCGCGACGCCCTCGTGATCGTCAACCCGCCGAACGAGGGGCTGCTGAACACGGTGGGTGCCCTGGGCCTGGACATCTCGGAGAACGCGGGCTTCGACATCACGCCGCAGGGCACCGCCTTCGCGGCCCTGACCCCGGTGGGCGGGGGGGCCTCGACGCTGTACACGCTCGACCTGAAGACCGGGCGCGCCTCCGCCCTCGGCGCGGTCGGCGACGTCACCCTGCGCGGCATCGCCGTCGCCCCCTGACGTGCGCCGGGTGGGCGGCCCTGTCCCCACCCGCGCCACCTCCTGAGCCGCTCAAGCCTTTCGCCGCCGCCACCCACGCTCCCGGAGGTTTTCCATGTCCCTGCATCCCCGACTGTGGTTCCGTTCCGTCCTCGCCGCCTCGCTCGCCCTGTCGCTCGCCGCCTGCGGTGCGGGCGTCCCCACTCCTCAGAACGAGGCACCGACCGGCCGCGTCACAGACGCCGAGGTCACCTCGCAGGGTCTGCTGGACTTTCTGGTGGGACCGACCACCACCGATGCGCGCGACGACGCCACGGCCACCGAGACCGGGCGCACCATCCTCATCCTGGTGCTGGGCAACGACCGGGGGCGCAACCTGAGCGTCGCGGCGCTCGGACGGGCCGCGAACGGCACCGTCACCCTCGACGGGGCGCGGGTGCAGTACCGCCCGAACGACGGCTTTACCGGCACCGACACGTTCACGTACACGGCGGCGGGCGAGCGCGGCCAGGACACCGCCACCGTGACCGTGAACGTCCTGCCGCGCAATCCAGAGGCGCCCACCGCGAACGACGACACCGCCCAAACGGCCGCGAACACGCCCGTCGGCATCGCCGTGCTGGCGAACGACACCGACCCGGACCGCGACCCCCTCACCGTGCTGAGCGCGTCCCAGCCCGCCAACGGCACGGCCGAGGTCGTCTTCAACGGCTTCACCGGGCGCTCGGAGGCCGTGAAGTACACGCCCAACCCGGGCTTCACCGGCACGGACACCTTCACCTACCAGATGAGCGACAGCGACGGTTTCAACGAGGGTGACGGTGGGGACACCGCCACCGTCACCGTCACCGTTCGCTAGCCGGGAGGGTGGGGAGGGCGGCACCGATCTGCCGCCCTTTCCATGCCTTCTGGGGGAGGGCCGCCCCCTGACCACCGCGCCGTTTAGGATGAAGCCGCCCAGGATGAACACAGACATGGAAGAGGCTTTGCTCGTTCGCCTCGGGCGCGGCGACGAGCGCGCACTGGACGAGCTGTACGCATTGCTGAGCGGCAAGGTGTTCACCCTCGCGTGCCACATGCTGCAAAGCCGGGAGGAGGCCGAGGAGGTGCTGCAAGACACGTTCCTGAAACTGCACCGCCACGCGGGGGGCTACCGCCCGGAGGGAGACTCGGCGCGTGCCTTCGTGTACGCCATCGCCCGCAACGACTGCCTGTCGCGCCTGCGGGCCCGCAGGAGCCGCCCGGTGGCGGGCGAGTGGGACGTGCATGATCCCGCCACGCCCCTGAGTGCGCCGCACACCGACGCGCTGCACACCGCGACCGTGCGTCAGGCGCTCGGCCAGCTCGCGCCCCCCGACCGCGAGTTGCTGGAGGGGTCCTTTTTTCACGGGTACAGCCACCCCGAGCTGGCCGAGCGCAGCGGTCTGCCGCTGGGCACCGTGAAAAGCCGCCTGCGCCGCGCGCTGCTCAGCCTGCGCGACTACCTGGGGGACCCGTGAGCGTGCCGCGCGAACTCCTGGCCGGGTACGTGCTGGGCACCCTGGAGGCGGACGAGGTGGCCCGCGTGGAGGCCGAACTGCGCGTGTCGGGTGAGGCGCGCTCAGAGGTGCGCGCCCTGCGCGCCGCCCTGTTCGGGCTCGCGGACGACCTGCCGGAGGTGCCCGCCCCGCCCGGCGGCTTGGAGCGGCTGCGCGCTCGGCTGAGGAGCGAACGTGTCCCCGCCCCCCGCGTCCGGCCTACTCCACGCCCCCCCGGCCAACCCCAGCCCCGCCTCTGGGCGGGCGCCCTCGCCGCGTGCCTCGTCCTGCTGGTGGGCCTGCCGCTCAGCTGGCAGACGTACCGCACCTACGAGGGTGCCCTGGCCGACACCCAGCGCCTCACGCGCTTTCTGGCCGAGCGCGATGTGCGGCGCGTCGCCCTGCGCGGCGAGGGCGGGCAGACCCTCGGGAGCGTGCTGCTGGCCGGGGGCCGGGCGCTCTTCGTTCTGGCGAAGGCCCCGGGAGCAGGCCAGGCCTACCAGGCCTGGGGGCACAGCCACACCGACTGGAAGCCCGGCAGCTCCGAGCGGCTCGTGTCCCTGCGCGTCGTGCGTGACGAGGTGTTCGAGGTGGGCACCGGCGAGTTCAGCGCCCTGTACCTCAGCCTGGAACCGGCGGGCGGCAGCGCCCAGCCCACCCGCCCGCTCAGCCGGGTGTCGTTGAGCGGCGCGGCGCAGGCGGACGCGCTGGTGATCTCGCAGCCTCCCGGCGGCGCGGTGCTGACCCGGCCGAGCGTGATCGTGAGCGGCACGGTGCCGGGGGGAAGCGCGCAGGTGCGCTACGCTCTGAACGGGAATCCCCCGGTCACCACGGCTGCGGCGGGCGGTCGCTTCACATTCACGGTGGGCGGGTTGCGTCCGGGCCGCAACGAGATCCGGGTGGACATCCCGGGCGTTACGGGCACCGATCCGCAAACGGTGGTCGTGACGTTCAGGCCCGAACGCTGAGACCTCCAGGAGGAGCATGAGCCACCGTTTCCGCCACCCCTTGCCCCGTGCGTCCCTCACGGCCCGGCGCCTCCTGTGCGCGCTGGTCCCCGCGCTGCTCGGCGTGCCCCTGGCCCTCACGGCGCCTGCCCCCGCGACGCGGGTGCTTGCGGTCAGCAAGCCGCCCGCGCCCGTGTTGCCGAGCGACCCGGCGCCGGGCCGGCTGTTCGGGTCGCCGGACGACCTGTCCTCGGCCCGCACCCTCTTCACCACGGCGGGTGGCCCACGAGACCTGGGGTACGTGGTGTTCGGCGGCGGCGACGCCTACATCACCTTCGACGACGGCCCGGACGCGCGGGCGCCGGGCGGCTTCATGGTGGTGCGGGCGCTGGGCGGGCGACCCGGCGGGCACTTCGACGCCGGGCGGGACCGCTGGCTGAGCGGGCCCCGCGCCGCCCTGCAACAGCCCAAGGACCTGGAGCTGGCTCCGACCCGCCGCGCCGTGATCGTCGCCGACTTCGGGGCCGCGAACGTCAAGGTGTTCGACATGGCCGCGCGCGGGGACGCGGCGCCCCGGTTCGTGGCCGCGAACCTCGGCGCCCCTGGACGCCGCCCGTGGGGTCTGGCGTACGACGAGCGCGCCGACCGCCTGTTCGTCGGGGCCACCGACGGCACGCTGCTCGTGTACGACCGGTTCCTGGGCTCCAGGGGCGGGGCGGGGCCCAGCCGCACCGTGATGCCCACGCTCCGGGGCGAGGGGGTCAGCGCGAACCTGCACGACCTCGTGTACGTCCGCGAGCGCGACACGGTGATCGTGCTGGATGTCGGCCCCGCCACTGAGACGAACCAGGCGGGCTTCGACACCGACGGCAGCCTGCTCGTGCTGCGGGGCGCCAGCCGGGCGAGCGGCCGCACGCCCGCGCACCTGCGTGTGCGCGGACCGGCCTCGCAGCTCGGCAATCCGGTGGGCCTCACGCTGGACGGCGAGCGGGTGTTCGTGGCCGAAAAAGCCCGCGACGTGGTGCTGCGCTTCGACGGTCTGCTGACCCTGGCAGGCGACCGCGACCTCGCACCGAGTGCGGCGGTCAGCGTGATCGAACCGGAATCCGTGGCGCTGATGCCCGGCCCCCCGCGCCCGCGTTGACGCTGGCCCCCGCCCGGCTCCTCCGGGGAGAACGTCCCCTGGGGACCGGCCCCTGACGATCAGGGAGGGCCTCCCTTCCACCCCTCAGGGCAGCGCGAGCGGCGGAAACCTCAGTGGCCCGGCCTGCGGGGACCGGCAGGGGGTCGCCGTGAAGCTCGCCCACCTGCACGTTCCCCGCAGGAACGCGGATAAAGCCGTAGCGCACGCTCGTCTCCCCGCCTGCTCAGCAGGAGCACGACGTGGCCGCCCAGGGAACCGCTCGCCACGGTGGCCTGTCCGCGCAGGGCCCGCAACTTGGCCGGGTTCGGCCGGTCCCAGCGCACCGGGCGCTCGAAGGGGCCGCCCTCGCCCATCCGTTTCGCGGTGAGGTTCGGGAATCACGTCCGCCCACGTGCCGAACGGGCCCCGACCCCTCCGTGCCAGGAGGCGGTGCAGCAGGCGGCCGAACGTTCAGGCCACCTGCTCAGCCAACGCGCTTTGCCGGGGTTGAGTCGTCAGAACCTGGCCCATTCAGCGCGAGTCGTCCACCGGCCCCTGCGGGGTGAAGAGGGAATCGCTCTCGGCGGTCTGCCCCTCGTCGTCGCCCAGGTCGAGGGGCTTGCCGAAGTCCTCCCCCACCCCCTCGATCCGCAGGGCGTAGTTCGGGGCGAGGCCGTCCAGGTGGTCCTCCCGCACCGTCCAGAAGACGTCGCCGCGCACGTGGTTGTGGGCGTAGCGTTTGGCTTCCAGAACGTCGCCGAACTCGCGCTGGAACTGCTCCACGCCGCCCTGGTCGCGGACCTCTATAGTCAGTTTGTAGGGCATGTCGTCTCCTTTCAGGCTCAGGGCGTGAACACGGCGCGCACCATGCCGTCCTCCTTGTGCTTGAACATCTGGTAGGCGCGCGGGCTGTCTTCCAGCGAGAAGCGGTGGGTCATCAGGTACGAGGGGTCGAGTTCGCCCCTGACGGCGTGGTCGAGGAGTCGCGGGAGGTACGCCTGCCCGTGCTGCTGGGCGGTGCGGACGGTCAGGCCCTTGTTCATGACCACGCCGAGCGGGAACTTGTCCATCACCCCGTACACACCGACGATGGAGAGGATGCCCCCCTTGCGGCAGGCCATGATCGCCTGCCGGAGCGCCTGCCCCCGGTCGGTCGCCAGCCGCAGGGTCTGCTTGGCGCGGTCGTAGAGGTACCCCGGCCCGAAGCCGTGCGCCTCCATCCCCACCGCGTCGATGCAGGCGTCGGGGCCGCGCCCGCCCGTCATCTCGTGGAGGACGGCCAGCACGTCGGAGTGTTCGGCGTAGTTGATCGTCTCCGAGCCCACATGCTCGCGCGCCATTCTCAGCCGCTCGGGAAAGCGATCGATGCCGATGACACGCTCGGCGCCCATCAGGAAGGCGCTCTGCTGGGCCATCAGCCCCACCCCGCCGCAGCCCCACACCGCCACAATGTCGCCGGGCTGGATGTTGCAGAAGTCGGCGGCCATGTACCCGGTCGGCGCGGCGTCGGAGAGGAAGAGCGCCTGCTCGTCCCGCAGTCCGTCGGGAACGTGGAAGCAGCCCACGTCGGCGTGAGGAACGCGCATGTACCCGGCGTGCGAGCCCGCGTAGCCGCCGAAAGCGTGGGTGTAGCCGTACACCGCGCCCGTCGGGTAGCCCCCCAGCAAGGGAGCCTGGAGTTCCGCGTTCGGGTTGGTGTTGTCGCAAAGCGAATAGAGGTCCTGCTGGCAGTACCAGCAGTTCCCGCAGGAGACGAAGGAGGGCACGACCACCCGGTCGCCCTTCTTCACCTTCTTCACCTCGGGGCCCACCTCCTCCACGATGCCCATGAACTCGTGCCCGATCACGTCGCCGGGGCGCATGGAGGGGATGTACCCGTCGATGAAGTGCAGGTCCGAGCCGCAGGTGGTGGACATCGTGATCTTCAGGATCACGTCATGGGGGTTGACGATCTCGGGGTCGGGGACGGTCTGGACGCGCAGGTCGTTCACGCCCTCCCAGCAGAGTGCTCGCATGGTGGCTCCTTAGACGCTCACTCGCGCGGAGGGGTTGCGGTCGAGGGTGGGAATCTCGCCCGTCTCGGCGAGGCTCTTGAAACGGCGCAGGGCGTCTCCCACGGCGAGGGAGGGGAGTTGCCTGAGGACCGCTCCCGCCGGACCACCGGGGACGAGGCCGGGCGGCGGCTGGAAGCGCATTCGCAGGGTGACCTCGGTGCCCCGGTTCCCCGGCGCGGGGCGCATGGTCAGCTCGCCCTCGTTCGGCAACTCGGCGCCCGGCATCGACTGCCAGCGCAGGAGTTCGCCGGGGCGGCTCTCGATGATCACGGCGTCCCACTCGAAGGTGCGCCCGCCGGGAAGGGGCATCCGCCAGTGGGCGTGGTTGGTGTCGGTCGGCGTAACTTCCGCGATGTGGCCCATGATCCGGGTCGTGTTTTCGGGGTCGCGCCAGATGCGGTACAGCTCGTCCGCCTCCCCCCCGACGGTGACGACGCGCTTGCCCTCCAGCGCCCCGCCGCCCTGGCTCTCCTGCCGCCCGCCGAGGGTTCGGTACAGCAACCACCCCCCGCCCGCTGCCATCAGGACGCCGCTCCAGCGCAGGCGCCTCAGGCTGACCGTGAGGAGCGCCCCGCCGAGGAGCGCGAGGGCGAGTTGCTGCCGCTGCCTGGGGTCGGGTTTGATGATCTCCGCCTGCACCGCCGCCAGCACGTCCCCGACTCCGGGCGTGTCGGGTCCTCCCCCGCCGAGCGGGCCTCCTGCGTCCATGTGGCTCCCTTCCGGCTGGCTGGGGACCGAACCCTCACCGGCCTCGTCATTGATGTCTGGTGGCGGACTTCCGAAACGCGGGGCTTGCCAGCGGTTGAACTGCCAAGAACGTATTCGGGTGGCGTGGGCGGGTCAACACGCGGGGCCGTGGCTCAAGTCTTGACCAACCCGGCCGCGTGTCCTTCCGGGATGGGCTGAAGGGGGCGGGAAGCCGGGTTGAGGGACTTCTCACCCGGAGCAGGGAGGTTCAATGGCGGGCAGCGAGCCGGTACGGACGGTTCAGGCGCGATTCCAACCGCCTGAAGAGACGGGCCGCGACGTTCGAGAGGAGGAAATAGATCAGGCCGATGGCGAGGTAGAGGGGCACGGGCTGGTAGGTGACCGACACCAGACCACGCGTGGTGAGGAGCAGCTCGGTCACGGTGATCACGCTGGCAAGGCTCGAATCCTTGAGCAGGCCGATGAACTGGTTGCCGAGCGCGGGCACGGCGACGCGCGCCGCCTGCGGAACGAGGACGAGCCGCAGCACCTGGAGGGGCTTGAGGCCCAGGGCGCGGGCCGCCTCCGTCTGGCCCCGGTCCACGGCGTTCA includes:
- a CDS encoding 3-oxoacid CoA-transferase, whose translation is MKRVPVVSAQEAAAMVRSGQTLLVGGFGMTGNPVHLTHALAELPTNDLTYVANNVSEPGLGGGRLLRNGQLRKAVGSYFTSNPEAVKAYQAGKLEVELLPQGTLAEAVRAGGAGLGGFYTPTAAGTVIAEGADTRVLNGREMVFVPGIRGDVAFIRAWRADRAGNLQYRLTEQNFNRAMATAADLVIAEVEEIVEVGEIPPEHVHTPGLYVDYLVEARLSLDDLGSSADVKGSGKKVDEARMHIARRALRELRPGDVVNLGIGIPTLVADLITPEHGVNLHTENGMLGVGPAPEDGGAMEYPVNAGKIPVTALPGASYFDSADSFGMIRGGHVDVAVMGGLQVDEAGNLANWAVPGKPLLGVGGAMDLASGARRLIVTMTHTDPDGTPKIVPECTLPLTSRGSVDMVITDKAVFEFLDGGLTLTELMPGATLDEVRAGTSARFAERLNVE
- a CDS encoding DUF4394 domain-containing protein, with product MSNSIRVLSLTVLSAALVACTPNLAVPQPSEAPRGRTVYGVSSANQLVRFGSENSGTSLTTRAITGLGGGESIVGIDFGPGPGPSAGLLYAVGSSSRIYTLNPETGTATPVGTAPFTPALSGTFFGVDFNPVPNRMRTHSDAEQNLRLNQETGALAAVDGTLRYVDGDVAAGQNPALVGTAYTNSVAGATSTTLFALDAARDALVIVNPPNEGLLNTVGALGLDISENAGFDITPQGTAFAALTPVGGGASTLYTLDLKTGRASALGAVGDVTLRGIAVAP
- a CDS encoding cadherin-like domain-containing protein, translated to MSLHPRLWFRSVLAASLALSLAACGAGVPTPQNEAPTGRVTDAEVTSQGLLDFLVGPTTTDARDDATATETGRTILILVLGNDRGRNLSVAALGRAANGTVTLDGARVQYRPNDGFTGTDTFTYTAAGERGQDTATVTVNVLPRNPEAPTANDDTAQTAANTPVGIAVLANDTDPDRDPLTVLSASQPANGTAEVVFNGFTGRSEAVKYTPNPGFTGTDTFTYQMSDSDGFNEGDGGDTATVTVTVR
- a CDS encoding RNA polymerase sigma factor produces the protein MEEALLVRLGRGDERALDELYALLSGKVFTLACHMLQSREEAEEVLQDTFLKLHRHAGGYRPEGDSARAFVYAIARNDCLSRLRARRSRPVAGEWDVHDPATPLSAPHTDALHTATVRQALGQLAPPDRELLEGSFFHGYSHPELAERSGLPLGTVKSRLRRALLSLRDYLGDP
- a CDS encoding anti-sigma factor, with amino-acid sequence MSVPRELLAGYVLGTLEADEVARVEAELRVSGEARSEVRALRAALFGLADDLPEVPAPPGGLERLRARLRSERVPAPRVRPTPRPPGQPQPRLWAGALAACLVLLVGLPLSWQTYRTYEGALADTQRLTRFLAERDVRRVALRGEGGQTLGSVLLAGGRALFVLAKAPGAGQAYQAWGHSHTDWKPGSSERLVSLRVVRDEVFEVGTGEFSALYLSLEPAGGSAQPTRPLSRVSLSGAAQADALVISQPPGGAVLTRPSVIVSGTVPGGSAQVRYALNGNPPVTTAAAGGRFTFTVGGLRPGRNEIRVDIPGVTGTDPQTVVVTFRPER
- a CDS encoding NHL repeat-containing protein; translation: MSHRFRHPLPRASLTARRLLCALVPALLGVPLALTAPAPATRVLAVSKPPAPVLPSDPAPGRLFGSPDDLSSARTLFTTAGGPRDLGYVVFGGGDAYITFDDGPDARAPGGFMVVRALGGRPGGHFDAGRDRWLSGPRAALQQPKDLELAPTRRAVIVADFGAANVKVFDMAARGDAAPRFVAANLGAPGRRPWGLAYDERADRLFVGATDGTLLVYDRFLGSRGGAGPSRTVMPTLRGEGVSANLHDLVYVRERDTVIVLDVGPATETNQAGFDTDGSLLVLRGASRASGRTPAHLRVRGPASQLGNPVGLTLDGERVFVAEKARDVVLRFDGLLTLAGDRDLAPSAAVSVIEPESVALMPGPPRPR
- a CDS encoding zinc-dependent alcohol dehydrogenase, whose translation is MRALCWEGVNDLRVQTVPDPEIVNPHDVILKITMSTTCGSDLHFIDGYIPSMRPGDVIGHEFMGIVEEVGPEVKKVKKGDRVVVPSFVSCGNCWYCQQDLYSLCDNTNPNAELQAPLLGGYPTGAVYGYTHAFGGYAGSHAGYMRVPHADVGCFHVPDGLRDEQALFLSDAAPTGYMAADFCNIQPGDIVAVWGCGGVGLMAQQSAFLMGAERVIGIDRFPERLRMAREHVGSETINYAEHSDVLAVLHEMTGGRGPDACIDAVGMEAHGFGPGYLYDRAKQTLRLATDRGQALRQAIMACRKGGILSIVGVYGVMDKFPLGVVMNKGLTVRTAQQHGQAYLPRLLDHAVRGELDPSYLMTHRFSLEDSPRAYQMFKHKEDGMVRAVFTP
- a CDS encoding SRPBCC family protein codes for the protein MDAGGPLGGGGPDTPGVGDVLAAVQAEIIKPDPRQRQQLALALLGGALLTVSLRRLRWSGVLMAAGGGWLLYRTLGGRQESQGGGALEGKRVVTVGGEADELYRIWRDPENTTRIMGHIAEVTPTDTNHAHWRMPLPGGRTFEWDAVIIESRPGELLRWQSMPGAELPNEGELTMRPAPGNRGTEVTLRMRFQPPPGLVPGGPAGAVLRQLPSLAVGDALRRFKSLAETGEIPTLDRNPSARVSV
- a CDS encoding amino acid ABC transporter permease, which translates into the protein MFDVFTPDVLRALWRGTQITLSLTLLASVFGLALGFVGALGRTSRVWPLRALAGVYIEIFRGTPLLVQLFFLFFALPQIVPQLRLSPFNTAVLGLSLFTGAYAAEIIRGSLNAVDRGQTEAARALGLKPLQVLRLVLVPQAARVAVPALGNQFIGLLKDSSLASVITVTELLLTTRGLVSVTYQPVPLYLAIGLIYFLLSNVAARLFRRLESRLNRPYRLAARH